From a single bacterium genomic region:
- a CDS encoding SRPBCC family protein, producing the protein MSRLSESIAIKAPIEEVFRVISDFESYPDFLNEIVAAKVVKKAKSKAEVDFTAQIVSRINYTLAMRLSPPSRIDWSLIKGDFMEGNDGSWELAKLEPNLTDATFSVEMRFPMWVPKSFAEGTLKSGLPKMLREVKQEAEKRFAKKSR; encoded by the coding sequence ATGAGCAGGCTCTCAGAGAGCATAGCTATCAAGGCGCCGATCGAAGAGGTGTTCAGGGTGATCTCAGATTTTGAGAGCTATCCCGATTTTCTCAACGAGATCGTCGCAGCCAAGGTAGTCAAGAAAGCGAAGTCCAAAGCAGAGGTGGATTTCACGGCCCAGATAGTGAGCCGCATCAATTATACGCTCGCAATGAGGCTCTCACCCCCAAGCCGCATAGACTGGTCTCTGATCAAGGGCGATTTTATGGAAGGAAACGACGGTTCGTGGGAGCTGGCGAAACTGGAGCCCAATCTCACGGACGCTACTTTCAGCGTGGAGATGCGCTTCCCGATGTGGGTGCCAAAGTCCTTTGCCGAAGGGACGCTGAAATCAGGGCTCCCCAAGATGTTAAGAGAGGTCAAACAGGAGGCGGAGAAGAGATTCGCGAAGAAATCACGATAG
- the lipA gene encoding lipoyl synthase has product MGISDNNERQRLPEWLRKSGHASHSAHEIKKGLRARGLHTVCEEAHCPNMGECFERGTATIMIMGDTCTRSCGFCAVKTGVPTPLDPSEPERVAAQVKAMGLKHAVITSVTRDDLADGGAFHFAVTIAAVKAMCPGTSIEVLTPDFMGREGDVSTVCKARPDIFNHNIETVERLTPSVRDKRASYRRSLEVLSLARKELPQGRVKSGLMVGLGETDREVESALLDLAKAGCDIVTIGQYLRPAKGKLKVAVYITPEIFQRYEKIGLKQGIKYMFCGPFVRSSYMADKALL; this is encoded by the coding sequence ATGGGAATTTCTGATAATAACGAACGGCAACGGCTTCCGGAATGGCTCAGGAAGAGCGGCCATGCCTCCCACAGTGCTCACGAGATCAAGAAGGGTCTCAGGGCCCGCGGCCTCCATACTGTCTGCGAGGAGGCACACTGTCCGAACATGGGCGAGTGTTTTGAGCGGGGGACAGCTACTATAATGATAATGGGCGATACCTGCACCCGCTCCTGCGGATTCTGCGCGGTGAAAACCGGTGTTCCAACCCCCCTGGACCCTTCTGAACCCGAAAGGGTGGCGGCCCAGGTCAAGGCCATGGGCCTCAAACACGCGGTGATCACCTCAGTGACCCGCGATGATCTTGCGGACGGAGGGGCGTTCCATTTCGCGGTCACGATTGCGGCGGTGAAGGCCATGTGCCCCGGTACTTCAATTGAGGTGCTGACCCCGGATTTCATGGGCAGGGAAGGGGATGTCAGCACTGTTTGCAAGGCGCGCCCCGATATCTTCAACCACAACATCGAGACAGTGGAGAGGCTTACCCCGAGCGTTAGGGACAAAAGGGCTTCTTATCGTCGTTCTCTCGAAGTTTTGTCTCTCGCTCGAAAGGAGCTCCCGCAGGGGCGCGTGAAGTCCGGGCTCATGGTAGGGCTGGGGGAGACTGATCGCGAAGTCGAGTCAGCACTCTTAGATCTGGCAAAGGCCGGATGCGATATTGTGACCATCGGCCAGTATCTGAGGCCCGCGAAGGGAAAACTGAAAGTAGCGGTTTACATCACACCGGAAATATTTCAGAGATATGAAAAAATAGGGTTAAAGCAAGGTATCAAGTACATGTTTTGCGGTCCTTTTGTGCGCAGCTCATACATGGCAGATAAAGCGTTACTTTAA